The Kluyveromyces lactis strain NRRL Y-1140 chromosome B complete sequence genome contains a region encoding:
- the PDP3 gene encoding Pdp3p (similar to uniprot|Q06188 Saccharomyces cerevisiae YLR455W), producing the protein MTDGLLVTGDLVLCTVGSYEPWPAVVVPQRILSKSVLKAKENVGQVAVAFFNDSTYYWTKPKQLKLLTEENIEAWIKSPPKRSSKELKKAYQFASDYTSLQEFVEDRLTAEGRADDLETIAEVKMGEDPLLSNIELKLEDTKSTDKRRGRRRNESESEDSTSNNNSNGSTKAKKSPSSGNKNRDSPVSTPVATSVSDFKKKRESSSESLSTSPSFVPEEPPKKRSKLDYSRRVEIAQIFRNKLQKCLVQRDTPPTDADLAESDKLMRKILSHTKSTPEFFDLEALRVSKLHKLLKVISSMPELSQFHESCNTILEVWAPHVQKIKKEKLKLKGSLSP; encoded by the coding sequence GTGGGCAGTTACGAACCATGGCCAGCTGTAGTTGTTCCTCAACGGATATTGAGTAAGAGTGTGCTGAAGGCGAAGGAGAACGTTGGTCAAGTTGCTGTGGCATTTTTTAACGATTCTACCTATTATTGGACTAAACCAAAACAGTTAAAACTTCTTACTGAGGAAAATATAGAAGCGTGGATAAAATCGCCGCCCAAAAGGTCTTCGaaagagttgaagaaagctTACCAGTTTGCATCCGACTATACGAGTTTGCAAGAGTTTGTCGAAGACAGGTTGACAGCGGAGGGAAGAGCggatgatttggaaactATCGCTGAAGTTAAGATGGGAGAGGACCCATTACTTTCCAATATTGAGTTAAAACTGGAAGACACTAAATCTACGGATAAAAGACGGggcagaagaagaaatgaaagCGAATCAGAGGATTCTACCTCCAATAATAACAGTAACGGAAGTACCAAAGCTAAAAAGTCGCCCAGTAGtggaaacaaaaatagAGACTCACCGGTATCTACACCTGTCGCAACATCTGTTTcagatttcaagaagaagagggaAAGCTCATCAGAATCTCTCTCGACATCTCCTTCATTCGTACCAGAAGAACCTCCCAAGAAACGCAGTAAGCTTGACTACTCACGTAGGGTAGAGATTGCTCAAATATTCCGTAACAAATTACAGAAGTGTTTGGTTCAACGAGATACCCCACCAACAGATGCAGATCTTGCCGAGTCTGATAAACTCATGAGGAAAATCCTATCACATACTAAATCAACACCggaattctttgatttagAAGCCCTTAGGGTATCCAAATTGCATAAACTATTAAAAGTCATTTCTAGTATGCCTGAATTATCACAGTTTCACGAATCTTGTAACACTATATTGGAAGTGTGGGCACCTCATgttcaaaagatcaaaaagga